A section of the Telopea speciosissima isolate NSW1024214 ecotype Mountain lineage chromosome 3, Tspe_v1, whole genome shotgun sequence genome encodes:
- the LOC122655449 gene encoding probable leucine-rich repeat receptor-like protein kinase At1g35710 has product MASSFITFVMKIVVWVSLITIVSPATTTIAPKEEAKALLNWKASGSYFPDSWNANDTRPCKWEGIVCNAVGRVTVLDLSHSFVVAELDRLNFSSFQYLVRLDLSWNDGYYFGNPTTGIWGTIPDDIGMLSKLTHLFLSRNRINGPIPREIVNLKNLNQLDLSYNWITGSIPREIRNLKNLNQLYLSDNSINGSIPPEIGNLKNLNQLGLGGNMLFGSIPTQILNLENLKELRLGSNMLSGSIPPQIGNLRNLNQLDLSYNWITGSIPREIRNLKNLNQLYLSDNSINGSIPPEIGNLKNLNQLGLGGNMLFGSIPTQILNLENLKELRD; this is encoded by the coding sequence ATGGCGTCGTCCTTCATTACATTTGTAATGAAAATAGTTGTTTGGGTTTCTTTGATCACCATTGTAAGCcctgcaacaacaacaatagcaCCAAAAGAAGAAGCCAAGGCTCTACTCAACTGGAAGGCTAGTGGTTCTTACTTTCCTGATTCCTGGAATGCAAATGATACAAGGCCATGTAAGTGGGAGGGGATAGTTTGCAATGCAGTGGGAAGAGTAACAGTGTTAGACCTATCACATTCCTTCGTAGTTGCTGAGCTCGATAGATtgaatttctcttctttccaaTATCTAGTTCGTCTCGATCTCAGTTGGAATGATGGATACTACTTCGGTAACCCTACCACAGGAATTTGGGGAACCATCCCAGACGACATCGGTATGCTTTCCAAACTTACCCATCTCTTCTTATCTCGCAATAGAATCAATGGCCCAATACCTCGAGAGATAGTAAACCTCAAAAATCTCAATCAGTTGGACCTCTCTTACAATTGGATCACTGGCTCAATACCTCGAGAGATAAGAAACCTCAAAAATCTCAATCAGTTGTACCTCTCTGACAATAGTATCAATGGCTCGATACCTCCGGAGATAGGAAACCTAAAAAATCTCAATCAGTTGGGCCTAGGAGGTAACATGCTTTTTGGTTCAATACCTACACAGATATTGAATTTGGAAAATCTAAAAGAGTTGCGACTAGGAAGTAACATGCTTTCTGGTTCAATACCTCCACAGATTGGGAATTTGAGAAATCTAAATCAGTTGGACCTCTCTTACAATTGGATCACTGGCTCAATACCTCGAGAGATAAGAAACCTCAAAAATCTCAATCAGTTGTACCTCTCTGACAATAGTATCAATGGCTCGATACCTCCGGAGATAGGAAACCTAAAAAATCTCAATCAGTTGGGCCTAGGAGGTAACATGCTTTTTGGTTCAATACCTACACAGATATTGAATTTGGAAAATCTAAAAGAGTTGCGCGACTAG
- the LOC122655450 gene encoding MDIS1-interacting receptor like kinase 2-like, producing the protein MLSGSIPPQIGNLRNLNELDLNRNNLTGSIPMEIGYLDRLTLLYLSHNKLNGPIPAQMKKLNLTFMDLDMRYNDLEGPVPDEIALETPPESWNNNKGLCSYYWNLPCRGSKNRLKVKVPIIISLSGIIIFVAFVIVIVRFLLKRKSKNFIIDTTTAQQNGDIFSIRNYDGTIAYNDIMVVTEEFDIRYCIGTGGYGSVYIAKLPTGKVVAVKKLHRLEAEEKIFEKSFTNEIHVLTRIRHRNIVKLYGFCSHPRCNFLVYEYIERGSLAYVLGNEAEAVELDWNKRINVIKGFVHALSYMHHDCTLPLIHRDISSNNVLLDADLEPHVADFGTSRFQNPNSSNRTILAGTYGYIAPELAYTMVVTEKCDVYSFGVLALEIIMGKHPGELNSSLSFLNAKDIILKDVLDSHLPPPTQLVAQDLTFSIMLGIACLHTNPKSRPTMQYVSQKLGSPTNPDGNCSTQIHCGN; encoded by the exons ATGCTTTCTGGTTCAATACCTCCACAGATTGGGAATTTGAGAAATCTAAATGAGTTAGACCTAAATAGAAATAACCTTACCGGTTCAATCCCTATGGAAATTGGATATTTGGATCGGTTAACACTACTTTATCTTTCACACAACAAGTTAAATGGTCCAATACCTGCACAGATGAAGAAACTCAATTTAACTTTCATGGATTTAGACATGCGCTACAATGACTTGGAGGGTCCTGTTCCTGATGAAATAGCTTTGGAAACTCCGCCAGAATCATGGAATAATAACAAAGGTTTGTGTAGTTATTATTGGAACCTCCCATGTAGAGGTAGCAAGAACAGGCTTAAAGTCAAGGTTCCCATTATTATATCTCTTTCTGGTATCATCATATTTGTTGCATTTGTAATTGTTATTGTCCGGTTCCTCTTGAAACGAAAGTCGAAGAATTTTATCATTGATACAACAACGGCACAACAAAATGGAGATATATTTTCCATAAGGAACTACGACGGGACGATTGCATATAATGATATCATGGTAGTTACAGAAGAATTTGACATTAGATATTGCATAGGCACCGGAGGCTATGGGAGTGTTTACATAGCAAAGCTACCTACAGGGAAAGTAGTAGCTGTGAAAAAGCTTCATCGCCTAGAAGCTGAAGAGAAAATCTTTGAGAAGAGCTTCACCAATGAGATACATGTATTAACAAGAATAAGGCATCGGAACATCGTGAAACTTTATGGATTTTGCTCCCATCCAAGGTGTAATTTCTTAGTTTACGAATACATAGAAAGGGGAAGCTTAGCTTATGTTCTTGGAAATGAAGCAGAAGCCGTGGAATTGGATTGGAATAAACGTATAAATGTCATCAAAGGGTTCGTTCATGCTTTGTcttacatgcatcatgattgCACACTACCATTAATTCATCGAGACATATCGAGCAACAATGTCTTGTTAGATGCAGATCTCGAGCCTCATGTTGCTGACTTTGGAACTTCTAGATTTCAAAATCCTAATTCATCGAACCGCACTATACTTGCAGGCACATATGGATATATTGCTCCAG AGCTTGCTTATACAATGGTTGTGACAGAAAAATGCGATGTTTATAGCTTTGGGGTATTGGCACTAGAGATAATTATGGGAAAGCATCCGGGTGAACTCAACTCTTCATTATCCTTTCTAAATGCAAAAGACATTATACTAAAGGATGTGTTAGACTCACATCTCCCACCACCAACACAATTGGTAGCACAAGATCTAACTTTCTCAATAATGCTTGGAATTGCATGCTTGCACACCAATCCAAAATCTCGTCCAACTATGCAATATGTGTCTCAGAAACTAGGAAGCCCTACAAACCCTGATGGCAACTGTTCTACACAAATTCATTGTGGTAATTAG